One stretch of Chthoniobacterales bacterium DNA includes these proteins:
- the xseB gene encoding exodeoxyribonuclease VII small subunit, producing the protein MPAPAKKPESPLHFEGAMDRLEEIVEQMESGKMMLEELIVRYEEGMKLVRICQERLTSAEQRIEIITRNNAGKPVVKDFEPVAEKEPSPRMEEKGATRNDEVSLF; encoded by the coding sequence ATGCCGGCCCCAGCTAAAAAGCCTGAATCTCCTCTTCACTTCGAAGGCGCCATGGATCGCCTCGAGGAGATTGTCGAGCAAATGGAATCCGGCAAAATGATGCTGGAAGAGTTAATTGTGCGCTACGAGGAAGGAATGAAACTGGTAAGAATCTGTCAGGAACGCCTCACCAGCGCCGAACAAAGAATCGAGATCATCACTCGCAACAATGCCGGCAAACCGGTAGTAAAAGATTTCGAACCAGTGGCCGAAAAGGAGCCCTCCCCGCGGATGGAGGAAAAAGGAGCAACCAGGAATGACGAAGTCAGCCTCTTCTGA